The following proteins are co-located in the Solea solea chromosome 21, fSolSol10.1, whole genome shotgun sequence genome:
- the tdrkh gene encoding tudor and KH domain-containing protein isoform X2 → MDALKDGQCSSLSSAKMAALAAGLSLGATVGYIVYRHLSSDSNNTNKAADTEVSKMTLPVDVYRNMSRYKATFLEMVSQKSGANVQVLSDSGAVCFVLQGSKDQILRARCVLESLVTDCEPVTETLEVPQTAFGRIIGRGGESLKLITRTTGAKVVCPKERSHGPWAKGNITISGTKQEVKQAKELILEKVQEDVTVRAKISQSSALRQKRGHTVVHQRSDVTETESPVGLNNNGPHPQKNGFIHQPKPQSDNKMEELQLGNKDHNKEEQEEEESFSTDSPSEISKFEIPSPDLSFQPDEHLEVYVSASENPNHFWIQILGVRSLQLDKLNEEMNRFYMIGNPTEQRVETLVVGDIVAAPYRDHGLWNRARVLGVLGSGLVDLYYVDFGDNGELPRDNLRRLRSDFLSLPFQAIECSLAGVRPQGEEWTEASMDEFEQITHCAAWKPLQAKLCSYSHSEMSSWPNVKLYVTTEGKTIDVGEELVRRGHAVGVQELVNGKMEGENLGSLQRMLDDVIGASSELSLSCISLSEVASISGSNDDVIGEELV, encoded by the exons ATGGACGCCCTCAAGGATGGCCAGTGCAGCTCGCTGAGCTCTGCTAAGATGGCGGCCCTGGCCGCGGGACTCTCTCTCGGAGCCACGGTGGGTTACATCGTCTACCGCCACCTGAGCAGCGACAGCAACAACACCA ataaagcagcagacacCGAAGTATCAAAGATGACGCTTCCTGTGGACGTTTACAGGAACATGTCCAGGTACAAGGCCACGTTTCTGGAAATG GTGAGCCAGAAGTCTGGAGCTAACGTCCAGGTCCTGTCAGACTCTGGCGCCGTGTGTTTCGTGCTGCAGGGCTCTAAGGATCAGATCCTGCGGGCCCGCTGTGTCCTGGAGAGCCTAGTCACGGACTGTGAACCCGTCACCGAGACTCTGGAGGTTCCTCAGACAGCCTTTGGACGCATCATAG GCCGAGGTGGAGAGAGTCTGAAGCTGATCACCAGGACCACCGGTGCCAAAGTGGTCTGTCCCAAAGAGAGGTCACACGGTCCGTGGGCAAAGGGCAACATCACAATCTCTgggaccaaacaggaagtgaaacagGCAAAA GAGCTGATTCTGGAGAAGGTCCAGGAGGATGTGACGGTGAGAGCCAAGATCTCACAGTCGTCTGCTCTGCGTCAGAAACGAGGTCACACAGTGGTTCATCAGAGGTCGGATGTCACGGAGACGGAATCACCGGTGGGTCTGAACAACAACGGTCCACACCCACAGAAAAACGGGTTCATTCACCAACCAAAACCTCAGAGTGACAATAAGATGGAGGAGCTACAACTCGGCAACAAGGACCACAacaaggaggagcaggaggaggaggagagtttcTCCACTGACTCCCCCTCTGAAATCTCAAAGTTTGAAA TTCCGAGCCCGGACCTGAGCTTCCAGCCTGACGAGCATCTAGAGGTCTACGTGTCCGCGTCAGAAAACCCGAACCACTTCTGGATACAGATCCTGGGCGTCCGCTCGCTCCAGCTAGACAAACTGAATGAGGAGATGAACCGTTTCTACATGATCGGAAACCCCACA GAGCAAAGAGTGGAGACCCTTGTGGTCGGAGACATTGTGGCCGCTCCATACCGCGATCATGGCTTGTGGAACAGGGCCAGGGTGCTGGGAGTCCTCGGCTCCGGACTCGTGGACCTTTACTACGTGGACTTTGGGGACAACGGAGAGTTGCCCAGAGACAACCTCCGTCGGCTGAG GAGCGATTTCCTCAGTTTGCCTTTCCAAGCTATTGAGTGCAGCTTAGCAGGAGTGAGACCACAAG gagaggAGTGGACTGAAGCATCCATGGATGAATTTGAACAGATCACTCACTGTGCCGCGTGGAAACCCCTGCAGGCCAAACTCTGCAGCTACTCTCACTCCGAGATGTCGTCCTGGCCCAATGTCAAACTCTATGTCACCACCGAGGGCAAG ACCATAGACGTTGGCGAGGAGCTCGTCAGGCGGGGTCATGCTGTCGGCGTCCAGGAATTGGTGAATGGAAAGATGGAAGGTGAAAATCTGGGCTCCCTGCAGAGGATGCTG GACGACGTTATAGGAGCCTCATCAGAGCTGAGTCTGTCCTGTATCAGCCTCTCAG AAGTCGCCTCAATCTCAGGAAgcaatgatgatgtcatcgggGAGGAGCTGGTCTGA
- the tdrkh gene encoding tudor and KH domain-containing protein isoform X1, with the protein MDVGVSRSHVFLNPSPRTFFSQWSLPLAARHVMDALKDGQCSSLSSAKMAALAAGLSLGATVGYIVYRHLSSDSNNTNKAADTEVSKMTLPVDVYRNMSRYKATFLEMVSQKSGANVQVLSDSGAVCFVLQGSKDQILRARCVLESLVTDCEPVTETLEVPQTAFGRIIGRGGESLKLITRTTGAKVVCPKERSHGPWAKGNITISGTKQEVKQAKELILEKVQEDVTVRAKISQSSALRQKRGHTVVHQRSDVTETESPVGLNNNGPHPQKNGFIHQPKPQSDNKMEELQLGNKDHNKEEQEEEESFSTDSPSEISKFEIPSPDLSFQPDEHLEVYVSASENPNHFWIQILGVRSLQLDKLNEEMNRFYMIGNPTEQRVETLVVGDIVAAPYRDHGLWNRARVLGVLGSGLVDLYYVDFGDNGELPRDNLRRLRSDFLSLPFQAIECSLAGVRPQGEEWTEASMDEFEQITHCAAWKPLQAKLCSYSHSEMSSWPNVKLYVTTEGKTIDVGEELVRRGHAVGVQELVNGKMEGENLGSLQRMLDDVIGASSELSLSCISLSEVASISGSNDDVIGEELV; encoded by the exons ATGGACGTTGGTGTGTCCAGGTCCCACGTGTTTCTCAACCCCAGCCCCAGAACCTTCTTTTCCCA GTGGAGCCTCCCGCTGGCTGCACGCCACGTCATGGACGCCCTCAAGGATGGCCAGTGCAGCTCGCTGAGCTCTGCTAAGATGGCGGCCCTGGCCGCGGGACTCTCTCTCGGAGCCACGGTGGGTTACATCGTCTACCGCCACCTGAGCAGCGACAGCAACAACACCA ataaagcagcagacacCGAAGTATCAAAGATGACGCTTCCTGTGGACGTTTACAGGAACATGTCCAGGTACAAGGCCACGTTTCTGGAAATG GTGAGCCAGAAGTCTGGAGCTAACGTCCAGGTCCTGTCAGACTCTGGCGCCGTGTGTTTCGTGCTGCAGGGCTCTAAGGATCAGATCCTGCGGGCCCGCTGTGTCCTGGAGAGCCTAGTCACGGACTGTGAACCCGTCACCGAGACTCTGGAGGTTCCTCAGACAGCCTTTGGACGCATCATAG GCCGAGGTGGAGAGAGTCTGAAGCTGATCACCAGGACCACCGGTGCCAAAGTGGTCTGTCCCAAAGAGAGGTCACACGGTCCGTGGGCAAAGGGCAACATCACAATCTCTgggaccaaacaggaagtgaaacagGCAAAA GAGCTGATTCTGGAGAAGGTCCAGGAGGATGTGACGGTGAGAGCCAAGATCTCACAGTCGTCTGCTCTGCGTCAGAAACGAGGTCACACAGTGGTTCATCAGAGGTCGGATGTCACGGAGACGGAATCACCGGTGGGTCTGAACAACAACGGTCCACACCCACAGAAAAACGGGTTCATTCACCAACCAAAACCTCAGAGTGACAATAAGATGGAGGAGCTACAACTCGGCAACAAGGACCACAacaaggaggagcaggaggaggaggagagtttcTCCACTGACTCCCCCTCTGAAATCTCAAAGTTTGAAA TTCCGAGCCCGGACCTGAGCTTCCAGCCTGACGAGCATCTAGAGGTCTACGTGTCCGCGTCAGAAAACCCGAACCACTTCTGGATACAGATCCTGGGCGTCCGCTCGCTCCAGCTAGACAAACTGAATGAGGAGATGAACCGTTTCTACATGATCGGAAACCCCACA GAGCAAAGAGTGGAGACCCTTGTGGTCGGAGACATTGTGGCCGCTCCATACCGCGATCATGGCTTGTGGAACAGGGCCAGGGTGCTGGGAGTCCTCGGCTCCGGACTCGTGGACCTTTACTACGTGGACTTTGGGGACAACGGAGAGTTGCCCAGAGACAACCTCCGTCGGCTGAG GAGCGATTTCCTCAGTTTGCCTTTCCAAGCTATTGAGTGCAGCTTAGCAGGAGTGAGACCACAAG gagaggAGTGGACTGAAGCATCCATGGATGAATTTGAACAGATCACTCACTGTGCCGCGTGGAAACCCCTGCAGGCCAAACTCTGCAGCTACTCTCACTCCGAGATGTCGTCCTGGCCCAATGTCAAACTCTATGTCACCACCGAGGGCAAG ACCATAGACGTTGGCGAGGAGCTCGTCAGGCGGGGTCATGCTGTCGGCGTCCAGGAATTGGTGAATGGAAAGATGGAAGGTGAAAATCTGGGCTCCCTGCAGAGGATGCTG GACGACGTTATAGGAGCCTCATCAGAGCTGAGTCTGTCCTGTATCAGCCTCTCAG AAGTCGCCTCAATCTCAGGAAgcaatgatgatgtcatcgggGAGGAGCTGGTCTGA